One stretch of Nocardia mangyaensis DNA includes these proteins:
- a CDS encoding ABC transporter ATP-binding protein — protein MKIYSTRRRPNRPARIVIDGLGKRFPGAPGFAVDGVGLDIAAGEFVCVVGASGCGKSTLLRILAGFETTTTGTVSVGDEPISGPGPERGVVFQDYGLFPWLTVAENIGYGPKQARMTRPDIAEITDRWLDTVGLTRVRQSFPHQLSGGMQQRVAIARVLANSPAVLLMDEPFGALDALTRTDMQAELKRIHRETAVTVVFVTHGIDEAVYLADRVVVMAGGAAHGNPGHVRDIVEIDLPGERDSTTPEFNAYKRRIDALVHQGNHAAV, from the coding sequence ATGAAGATCTACTCCACCCGGCGCCGCCCGAACCGCCCGGCGCGCATCGTCATCGACGGTCTCGGCAAGCGCTTTCCCGGTGCGCCCGGGTTCGCGGTCGATGGTGTCGGACTCGACATCGCCGCAGGCGAATTCGTCTGCGTGGTCGGGGCGAGCGGGTGTGGAAAGTCCACCCTGCTGCGGATTCTGGCCGGCTTCGAGACGACCACCACCGGAACCGTCAGCGTCGGCGACGAGCCGATCAGCGGACCCGGGCCCGAACGCGGCGTCGTGTTCCAGGACTACGGCCTGTTCCCGTGGCTCACGGTCGCCGAGAACATCGGCTACGGACCGAAACAGGCCAGGATGACCCGCCCCGACATCGCCGAGATCACCGACCGCTGGCTCGACACCGTCGGCCTCACCCGGGTCCGGCAGTCGTTCCCGCACCAACTCTCCGGTGGCATGCAGCAGCGCGTGGCCATCGCCCGCGTCCTGGCCAACAGCCCCGCGGTCCTGCTCATGGACGAACCCTTCGGCGCCCTCGACGCCCTCACTCGCACCGACATGCAAGCCGAACTCAAACGCATCCACCGCGAAACTGCCGTCACCGTCGTCTTCGTCACCCATGGCATCGACGAAGCGGTCTACCTGGCCGACCGCGTGGTCGTCATGGCAGGCGGCGCGGCACACGGCAACCCGGGTCACGTCCGCGACATCGTCGAGATCGACCTGCCCGGCGAACGCGACTCCACCACACCGGAATTCAACGCCTACAAGCGCCGCATCGACGCCCTCGTCCATCAGGGCAACCACGCTGCGGTCTGA
- a CDS encoding ABC transporter permease, protein MTALDTAITAPTPVEPGAPAPDRRDAWRARLGTRAVTVLWALPVPVLLALLWDRGVAGGWTLPLGIQMQYLPTPVEVARRLGDLAVGGIIDDTYSGTLWLHLYASTLRVVQGFAFAAAVAIPLGIVMGRSRLVYRMLEPTINLIRPIPVTAWAPLSLLIIGFGDRSTIFLVFLAAVFSILLNTIAGVKAVPERLLEAAAMLGTRPAHTLYKVVLPAAVPNIVAGLRIALGLSWVILVVGETVGIRVGLGALITQAREQSRTDLIIAVMIVIGLAGFLADRLLMLLVRLLTGRRPLLP, encoded by the coding sequence GTGACCGCGCTCGACACCGCCATCACCGCGCCGACCCCCGTGGAGCCAGGGGCGCCCGCGCCCGACCGCCGGGACGCGTGGCGAGCCCGGCTCGGCACCCGCGCTGTCACGGTGCTGTGGGCGCTGCCGGTCCCCGTTCTCCTGGCCCTGCTGTGGGATCGAGGCGTCGCGGGCGGTTGGACGCTGCCCCTCGGTATCCAGATGCAGTACCTGCCCACCCCGGTCGAGGTGGCCCGCCGGCTGGGCGACCTCGCCGTCGGCGGCATCATCGACGACACCTACAGCGGCACCCTCTGGCTGCACCTGTACGCCTCCACCCTGCGTGTGGTGCAGGGCTTCGCGTTCGCGGCCGCCGTCGCGATCCCACTGGGCATCGTGATGGGCCGCTCCCGGCTCGTGTACCGAATGCTCGAACCGACGATCAACCTGATCCGTCCCATCCCGGTCACCGCGTGGGCGCCGCTGTCGCTGCTCATCATCGGCTTCGGCGACCGGTCGACGATCTTCCTGGTGTTCCTGGCCGCGGTGTTCTCGATCCTGCTCAACACGATCGCCGGGGTCAAAGCGGTACCGGAGCGACTGCTCGAGGCCGCCGCCATGCTGGGCACCCGGCCCGCGCACACGCTGTACAAGGTGGTGCTGCCCGCGGCCGTGCCCAATATCGTCGCCGGGCTGCGGATCGCGCTCGGCCTGTCGTGGGTGATCCTCGTGGTCGGTGAGACCGTCGGCATCCGCGTCGGATTGGGGGCGTTGATCACCCAGGCTCGCGAGCAGTCACGCACCGACCTGATCATCGCCGTGATGATCGTGATCGGCCTGGCCGGATTCCTGGCCGACCGGCTGCTGATGCTGCTGGTCCGGTTGCTCACCGGTCGTCGGCCCCTTCTTCCCTGA
- a CDS encoding ABC transporter substrate-binding protein, whose translation MKHSPRQLLSAIVTALLLVVGLTACISTPDGGGDTAAVKIGTLRGQPHLYAPYFMQQFAPTGTTYDIVLFENSPDIKNALASGAIDFGVLGAPSMLAGSAAGQNVRIIASAADGGSGFVGKADITTPNDLRGRKIGFPQGSSQEIALKLTLRAHGIDPATDVELVNLAYSDMANAYKSGRIDAFLSAETAPSIVMQDGAHQIVSPYDTAIGPVNIVFGTSATVIDRDRELVEQTVRSFVQAIEYMLGDRTAWVDGLVSTFGLDRTITETAANNVWLRWELDDAYRQRLAALAEQMLAFDQLGEAPDLPTLIDPSFLSAAGAGQ comes from the coding sequence ATGAAACACTCACCGCGCCAACTGCTCTCGGCGATCGTCACGGCGCTGCTGCTCGTCGTCGGGCTCACCGCCTGCATCTCCACACCCGACGGTGGTGGCGACACCGCCGCCGTCAAGATCGGCACCCTGCGTGGCCAGCCACACCTCTACGCACCGTATTTCATGCAGCAGTTCGCCCCGACGGGCACCACCTACGACATCGTGCTGTTCGAGAACTCGCCCGACATCAAGAACGCGCTCGCCTCGGGCGCCATCGACTTCGGCGTCCTCGGCGCGCCATCGATGCTGGCGGGCAGCGCGGCCGGGCAGAACGTGCGGATCATCGCCTCCGCCGCCGACGGTGGTTCCGGCTTCGTCGGCAAGGCCGACATCACCACACCGAACGACCTGCGCGGCAGGAAGATCGGCTTCCCGCAGGGATCCTCGCAGGAGATCGCGTTGAAGCTCACCCTGCGTGCGCACGGCATCGACCCGGCCACCGATGTGGAGCTGGTCAACCTCGCGTACTCCGACATGGCGAACGCTTACAAGTCCGGTCGGATCGACGCGTTCCTCAGTGCCGAGACCGCGCCCTCGATCGTCATGCAGGACGGTGCGCACCAGATCGTCTCGCCCTACGACACCGCGATCGGTCCGGTGAACATCGTCTTCGGCACCAGCGCCACGGTGATCGACCGCGACCGCGAGCTGGTGGAACAGACCGTGCGCAGCTTCGTCCAGGCGATCGAGTACATGCTCGGCGACCGCACGGCGTGGGTCGACGGGCTGGTCAGCACCTTCGGACTCGACCGCACCATCACCGAGACCGCGGCGAACAATGTGTGGCTGCGCTGGGAACTCGATGACGCCTATCGCCAGCGACTGGCCGCGCTGGCCGAGCAGATGCTGGCCTTCGACCAGCTGGGCGAGGCGCCGGACCTGCCGACGCTCATCGACCCGAGCTTCCTGTCCGCGGCGGGTGCCGGACAGTGA
- a CDS encoding amidase family protein: MDTTVWRVVGAPLVAATGDGPLSGRTVAVKDLFAVAGYAIGAGVEDFLAERAPEGAHAAVVAQLLAAGAGITGIARTDEFAYSITGSNGRAGMPVNPAAPQRIPGGSSSGPAVAVARGEADIGLGTDTAGSIRVPGAYQGLWGIRTTHTALDTTGLLPLAPSFDAIGWLARDAATLAAVAAVLLTERPSRSAAGNGPFSAAPVDRLDLGGGIASVQERLHGDRADHAPPPQSCTELDARGDSGTRGAAIVGDGLDNVRSGSGSPDLVVDPGLCAAAEPETARQCLRAAGEIGSKPIALGAELDRWFAAFRTVQAFEAWAGHGDWIAAHPGALEPEVAARFRLAATVTTDDAAAARVVVADAAARIGETVGDRVLVVPTTAGPPPQREAAGTHEAIRTATLRLTCLASIAGLPAVTMPLPTATDLPAGLCLLGAPHTDRALIRTAARCAAALTASAR, encoded by the coding sequence GTGGACACCACAGTGTGGCGTGTGGTCGGTGCGCCACTGGTCGCGGCGACGGGGGACGGTCCGCTCAGCGGTCGCACCGTGGCGGTGAAGGACCTGTTCGCGGTGGCCGGGTATGCCATCGGAGCCGGTGTCGAGGACTTCCTCGCCGAGCGAGCTCCCGAAGGTGCCCACGCCGCCGTGGTCGCGCAATTGCTCGCGGCGGGCGCCGGCATCACCGGAATCGCGCGCACCGACGAGTTCGCCTACAGCATCACCGGCAGCAACGGACGTGCCGGTATGCCCGTGAATCCCGCTGCCCCGCAGCGGATTCCGGGTGGCTCGTCGAGCGGCCCGGCGGTCGCGGTCGCGCGGGGTGAAGCCGACATCGGTCTCGGTACCGACACCGCGGGCTCGATCCGCGTCCCCGGCGCCTACCAGGGGCTCTGGGGGATCAGGACAACCCACACCGCCCTCGACACCACCGGCTTGCTGCCGCTGGCACCGTCCTTCGATGCCATCGGATGGCTCGCCCGCGACGCCGCAACCCTCGCGGCGGTCGCCGCCGTCCTGCTGACCGAACGACCTTCGCGGTCGGCGGCCGGAAACGGCCCGTTCTCGGCCGCGCCGGTCGATCGACTCGACCTCGGCGGCGGCATCGCTTCCGTGCAGGAACGCCTGCACGGCGATCGGGCCGACCACGCGCCGCCACCACAGTCGTGCACGGAACTCGACGCTCGCGGTGACAGCGGGACTCGCGGCGCCGCGATCGTCGGCGACGGTCTCGACAACGTCCGGTCCGGGTCCGGTTCGCCAGATCTCGTTGTCGACCCGGGATTGTGTGCTGCGGCCGAGCCGGAGACAGCTCGTCAGTGCCTGCGTGCCGCAGGGGAAATCGGGTCGAAGCCGATCGCGCTGGGGGCTGAGCTCGATCGGTGGTTCGCGGCGTTTCGTACCGTGCAGGCGTTCGAAGCGTGGGCGGGGCACGGGGATTGGATCGCTGCGCATCCCGGCGCGCTCGAGCCGGAGGTTGCCGCACGGTTCCGCCTGGCGGCCACTGTCACCACTGATGACGCTGCGGCGGCCCGGGTGGTGGTGGCCGACGCGGCGGCGCGGATCGGGGAGACCGTGGGTGATCGGGTCCTGGTCGTGCCGACCACCGCCGGTCCACCACCGCAGCGCGAGGCCGCCGGCACCCACGAAGCCATCCGCACCGCCACCCTGCGCCTGACCTGCCTGGCCTCGATCGCGGGACTCCCCGCGGTCACCATGCCCCTGCCGACCGCCACCGACCTACCCGCCGGGCTGTGTCTGCTCGGCGCACCGCACACCGATCGTGCGCTGATCCGTACCGCCGCGCGCTGCGCCGCGGCCCTCACCGCCTCCGCCCGATAG
- a CDS encoding acetamidase/formamidase family protein: MTSLAGEQLATAFPVLQPGSGIAAGTTYVPADPDRVLWGRLPRRGDAPVVTIAPGATVVIDTISHEGILDDQGSDPVAYFRGHGVPRAQILDDTVEVVARRTRQAGAGPHIVTGPIAVDGARPGDLLAVRVDDLAMRAPYGVISTRHGRGMLAGTPQDGSYGQFCTVHDRDGEWVAAMPIGPGSPHRARFPLAPFLGIMGVATDTEERAHSVPPGSHGGNIDVKLLTPGATLFLPVQVPDALFYVGDPHFAQGDGEVALTALEAPLRARLTLDLVPAAQVAELGSGTGPFAAGHGLVIPTGLDADLDTALSLCVGNAVDLLGALFETDPKSAYLYLSAATDFTVSQAVDLTRGVHGKIRVTDFTHTADTELARYVLGRAR, translated from the coding sequence GTGACCTCATTGGCTGGGGAACAGCTCGCGACGGCCTTTCCGGTGTTGCAGCCGGGTAGTGGCATCGCGGCGGGAACCACGTATGTTCCCGCCGATCCCGATCGCGTTCTGTGGGGCCGGTTGCCGCGACGGGGTGACGCGCCGGTGGTCACGATCGCGCCGGGGGCGACCGTGGTGATCGACACGATCAGCCACGAGGGCATTCTCGACGATCAGGGGTCGGACCCGGTCGCCTACTTCCGTGGACACGGAGTGCCGCGGGCGCAGATCCTCGATGACACCGTCGAGGTGGTCGCCCGGCGTACCAGGCAGGCGGGTGCCGGGCCGCACATCGTCACCGGGCCGATCGCGGTCGACGGCGCGCGGCCCGGTGATCTGCTCGCCGTGCGCGTCGATGATCTGGCCATGCGCGCGCCCTACGGGGTGATCTCCACCCGGCACGGCCGGGGCATGCTGGCCGGTACCCCGCAAGACGGCTCCTACGGGCAGTTCTGCACGGTGCACGACCGCGACGGCGAATGGGTCGCCGCGATGCCGATCGGACCGGGCAGCCCCCACCGGGCGCGGTTCCCGCTCGCGCCGTTCCTCGGCATCATGGGGGTGGCCACCGACACCGAGGAACGCGCGCATTCCGTGCCGCCCGGCTCCCACGGCGGCAACATCGACGTCAAACTCCTCACCCCAGGCGCGACCCTGTTCCTGCCCGTCCAGGTTCCCGACGCGCTGTTCTACGTCGGCGACCCCCATTTCGCGCAGGGCGACGGCGAGGTGGCACTCACCGCGCTCGAGGCGCCGCTGCGGGCTCGGCTGACCTTGGATCTCGTCCCCGCCGCCCAGGTGGCCGAACTCGGCAGTGGCACCGGCCCGTTCGCGGCGGGGCACGGTCTGGTGATCCCCACCGGACTCGACGCCGACCTCGACACCGCGCTGTCCCTGTGCGTCGGCAATGCCGTCGACCTGCTCGGCGCGCTGTTCGAGACCGACCCGAAGTCGGCCTATCTCTACCTCAGCGCCGCCACGGATTTCACCGTCTCCCAGGCAGTCGACCTCACCCGCGGCGTCCACGGCAAGATCCGCGTCACCGACTTCACCCACACCGCGGACACCGAGCTGGCCCGCTATGTCCTCGGCCGGGCCCGATGA
- a CDS encoding FadR/GntR family transcriptional regulator produces the protein MTFAPIPPLRRRTGSVGAEVAAHLERLIIDGALRAGDRLPPERELAAQLNVSRSSLREAMFELESKKLVDRKQGRGSTVAELPRGAAELHGSLADLDTELGYATELRELVEPRIAQLAALRAVESDLLSLHEIIERSTESLGPEESMALDIEFHTLLAHAAQNPLLVTLCTMTTEWTRHTRVLSHRTPLGRRVSVHGHTQILRAVDAADGLAAAAAMEQHLREVREISTPPARGKDSS, from the coding sequence GTGACATTCGCGCCGATACCCCCACTACGCCGCCGCACCGGCAGCGTCGGCGCCGAAGTGGCCGCCCACCTGGAGCGGCTCATCATCGACGGCGCCCTGCGCGCGGGCGACCGGCTGCCACCGGAACGCGAACTGGCGGCGCAGCTCAACGTGTCGCGGTCCTCGCTGCGCGAGGCCATGTTCGAGCTGGAATCCAAGAAACTCGTCGACCGCAAGCAGGGCCGCGGCAGTACGGTCGCCGAACTACCGCGCGGCGCCGCCGAATTGCACGGCAGCCTCGCCGACCTCGACACCGAACTCGGCTACGCCACCGAACTGCGCGAGCTGGTCGAACCGCGCATCGCCCAGCTCGCCGCCCTGCGCGCCGTCGAATCCGACCTGCTGTCGCTGCACGAGATCATCGAGCGGTCCACCGAGTCGCTCGGCCCCGAGGAATCGATGGCCCTCGACATCGAATTCCACACCCTGCTCGCCCACGCGGCGCAGAACCCGTTGCTGGTCACCCTGTGCACGATGACCACGGAATGGACCAGACACACCCGCGTCCTGTCCCACCGCACGCCGCTGGGCCGGCGCGTGTCGGTACACGGCCACACCCAGATCCTGCGCGCGGTCGACGCCGCGGACGGCCTCGCCGCGGCCGCCGCCATGGAACAGCACCTGCGCGAAGTCCGCGAGATCAGCACTCCCCCGGCCCGCGGAAAAGATTCTTCGTAG
- a CDS encoding YciI family protein — MAKYLLLKHYRGAPASVNDVTMDQWTPAELAAHVQYMEDFAARLEGTGEYVDSQALSPQGTFVRSDGAGRPPVTDGPFAETKDLIAGWMVIDVETYERALEVAAELSEAPGAGGKPVREWLELRPFLTATPTVTE, encoded by the coding sequence ATGGCCAAGTACCTGCTGCTCAAGCACTACCGCGGCGCACCGGCGTCGGTCAACGACGTGACGATGGACCAGTGGACCCCGGCCGAACTCGCCGCCCACGTGCAGTACATGGAGGACTTCGCCGCGCGGCTCGAGGGCACCGGCGAGTACGTCGACAGCCAGGCGCTGTCCCCGCAGGGCACCTTCGTCCGCTCCGACGGCGCGGGTCGGCCACCGGTCACCGACGGACCGTTCGCCGAGACCAAGGACCTGATCGCGGGCTGGATGGTGATCGACGTCGAGACCTACGAGCGCGCGCTCGAGGTGGCGGCGGAACTGTCGGAGGCGCCCGGCGCGGGTGGGAAGCCGGTGCGGGAGTGGCTCGAACTGCGGCCGTTCCTCACCGCGACACCCACCGTCACCGAGTGA
- a CDS encoding RNA polymerase sigma factor gives MNESLLRELVPAVLGVLVRRGADFAAAEDAVQEAVIRALQSWPADPPRDPKAWLVTTAWHKFLDAARSETSRHGRELAVEFEPPTGPVPDTDDSLWLYFLCAHPALSPGSAVALTLRAVGGLTTRQIATAYLVPEATMAQRISRAKRQLSGQPLDRPGDPATVLRVLYLVFNEGYGGDVDLAAEAIRLTRQLATATDDPEVAGLLALMLLHHARRASRTGPGGRLVPLAEQDRTRWDTDLIAEGVTILQTALARDRLGEYQTQAAIAALHADAPTAAETDWVQIVEWYDELLHLTGSPVVRLNRAVAVGEADGPQAGLAALSSVDPGLPRYTAVRAHLLERAGDLEVAADLYAEAAHAATSTPERDHLTREAARIRQLLRS, from the coding sequence GTGAACGAATCGCTGCTGCGGGAGCTCGTACCCGCGGTGCTCGGCGTCCTCGTCCGGCGCGGCGCCGACTTCGCCGCGGCCGAGGACGCCGTGCAGGAAGCGGTGATCCGCGCGCTGCAGAGCTGGCCGGCCGACCCACCGCGCGATCCGAAGGCGTGGCTCGTCACGACCGCCTGGCACAAGTTCCTCGATGCCGCGCGATCGGAAACCTCGCGGCACGGACGGGAACTCGCGGTGGAGTTCGAGCCGCCGACCGGTCCGGTGCCCGACACCGACGACTCGCTGTGGCTGTACTTCCTGTGCGCGCATCCCGCGCTGTCGCCCGGTTCGGCCGTCGCGTTGACGCTGCGCGCCGTCGGCGGTCTGACGACACGGCAGATCGCGACGGCGTACCTGGTGCCCGAAGCGACCATGGCCCAGCGGATCAGCCGCGCCAAACGGCAGCTCTCGGGGCAGCCGCTGGATCGCCCCGGCGACCCGGCGACGGTCCTGCGGGTGCTCTACCTGGTCTTCAACGAAGGCTACGGCGGGGACGTCGACCTCGCGGCCGAGGCCATCCGCCTCACCCGCCAACTCGCCACCGCGACCGACGATCCCGAGGTCGCGGGGCTGCTCGCGCTGATGCTGCTGCACCACGCGCGTCGGGCATCACGCACCGGCCCCGGCGGTCGCCTCGTCCCGCTCGCCGAGCAGGACCGAACCCGGTGGGACACCGACCTCATCGCCGAGGGGGTGACGATCCTGCAGACCGCACTGGCCCGTGACCGCCTGGGCGAATACCAGACCCAGGCCGCGATCGCCGCCTTGCACGCGGATGCCCCCACCGCCGCCGAGACCGACTGGGTACAGATCGTGGAGTGGTACGACGAGCTCCTGCACCTGACCGGCAGCCCGGTGGTGCGACTCAACCGGGCGGTCGCGGTCGGCGAGGCCGACGGACCACAGGCTGGTCTGGCCGCGCTGAGCAGCGTGGATCCCGGTCTGCCCCGCTACACCGCGGTCCGCGCCCATCTCCTCGAACGCGCCGGCGACCTGGAAGTGGCCGCCGACCTGTATGCCGAGGCCGCCCACGCGGCAACCAGCACGCCGGAACGCGATCACCTCACCCGCGAAGCAGCACGCATCCGCCAGCTCCTGCGTTCATGA
- a CDS encoding SRPBCC domain-containing protein — translation MATPTGEIRPTPDGRDLVITRSLALPIGEVWGRLTDPDLTAGWYGTWQGEAGSGNSIRVQMRFEEGEPWTTMLIEDCTAPIHLALSSTDQIGVWRLEVSLQATDAGTDVQLIHHLTSEYQLAEIPQIGPGWEYYVDMFVASCTHTEHPDFADYYPALSDYYQQRA, via the coding sequence ATGGCCACACCCACCGGCGAGATCCGACCCACCCCCGACGGCCGGGATCTGGTGATCACCCGGTCGCTGGCGCTGCCGATCGGGGAGGTCTGGGGGCGGCTGACCGATCCCGACCTGACCGCAGGCTGGTACGGCACCTGGCAGGGTGAGGCCGGGTCCGGGAACTCGATCCGGGTACAGATGCGGTTCGAGGAAGGCGAACCGTGGACGACCATGCTGATCGAGGACTGCACCGCGCCGATCCACCTCGCTCTGTCCTCGACCGATCAGATCGGCGTGTGGCGGCTGGAGGTGAGCCTGCAGGCGACGGACGCGGGCACCGACGTGCAGCTGATCCACCACCTCACCTCGGAATACCAGCTCGCCGAGATCCCGCAGATCGGCCCGGGCTGGGAGTACTACGTGGACATGTTCGTCGCCTCCTGCACGCACACCGAGCACCCGGACTTCGCCGACTACTACCCCGCCCTCTCGGACTACTACCAGCAGCGCGCCTAG
- a CDS encoding YebC/PmpR family DNA-binding transcriptional regulator, whose product MSGHSKWATTKHKKAGIDAKRGKLFAKLIKNIEVAARTGGSDPAGNPTLFDAIQKAKKSSVPNDNIERARKRGGGEEAGGADWQTIMYEGYGPNGVAVLIECLTDNRNRAAGEVRVAMTRNGGNMADPGSVAYLFARKGVVTLDKNGLSEDDILETVLDAGAEEVNDHGEAFEIISEPGDLIAVRTALQGAGIDYDSAESGFQASVSVAVDAEGARKVLKLVDALEDSDDVQNVYTNVDISDEVAAELDDE is encoded by the coding sequence ATGAGCGGCCACTCCAAATGGGCCACCACCAAGCACAAGAAGGCGGGAATCGACGCCAAGCGCGGCAAACTCTTCGCCAAGCTGATCAAGAACATCGAGGTGGCGGCCCGCACTGGTGGTAGTGACCCTGCGGGTAACCCGACGCTGTTCGACGCCATCCAGAAGGCGAAGAAGTCGTCGGTCCCCAACGACAACATCGAGCGCGCCCGCAAGCGCGGCGGCGGCGAGGAAGCCGGCGGCGCCGACTGGCAGACGATCATGTACGAGGGCTACGGCCCCAACGGCGTCGCCGTGCTGATCGAGTGCCTCACCGACAACCGCAACCGCGCAGCGGGCGAGGTCCGCGTCGCGATGACGCGCAACGGCGGCAACATGGCCGACCCCGGCTCGGTGGCCTACCTGTTCGCCCGCAAGGGCGTGGTGACCCTCGACAAGAACGGCCTGTCCGAGGACGACATCCTCGAGACGGTCCTCGACGCCGGCGCCGAAGAGGTCAACGACCACGGTGAGGCCTTCGAGATCATCAGCGAGCCCGGCGACCTGATCGCCGTGCGCACCGCCCTGCAGGGCGCGGGGATCGACTACGACTCCGCCGAGTCCGGCTTCCAGGCCTCGGTCTCGGTGGCCGTCGACGCCGAGGGCGCCCGCAAGGTGCTCAAGCTGGTCGACGCGCTCGAGGACAGCGACGACGTACAGAACGTCTACACCAACGTCGACATCTCCGACGAGGTCGCCGCCGAACTCGACGACGAGTAA
- the pdxT gene encoding pyridoxal 5'-phosphate synthase glutaminase subunit PdxT: MNATSADRPTIGVLALQGDVREHVAALAHCGADAVLVRRESELAAVDGLVLPGGESTAISKLLQAFDLLEPLRARLRDGLPAFGSCAGMILLASEVLDTRPDAQHLSGIDMTVRRNAFGRQVDSFETDLDFAGLDTPVRAVFIRAPWVERVGDGVEVLARVPHGPAQGRIVAARQGNVVATSFHPEVTGDLRVHELFVDVVRKAR, encoded by the coding sequence GTGAACGCAACCTCCGCCGACCGGCCGACCATCGGTGTGCTCGCCCTGCAGGGCGACGTGCGCGAACACGTTGCCGCGCTGGCGCACTGCGGTGCCGACGCGGTGCTGGTTCGGCGCGAGTCGGAGCTGGCCGCGGTCGACGGCCTGGTGCTGCCCGGTGGTGAGTCGACCGCGATCTCGAAGCTGCTGCAGGCGTTCGACCTGCTCGAACCGCTGCGCGCGCGACTGCGTGACGGCCTGCCCGCGTTCGGGTCCTGTGCGGGAATGATCCTGTTGGCCTCGGAGGTGCTCGACACCAGGCCCGACGCGCAGCACCTGTCCGGGATCGATATGACGGTGCGCCGCAACGCCTTCGGTCGGCAGGTCGACTCCTTCGAGACCGACCTCGACTTCGCCGGGCTCGACACGCCGGTGCGCGCGGTGTTCATCCGCGCGCCGTGGGTGGAGCGGGTCGGTGACGGCGTCGAGGTCCTGGCGCGGGTACCGCACGGTCCGGCGCAGGGACGCATCGTCGCGGCCAGGCAGGGCAACGTCGTGGCGACCTCGTTCCACCCCGAGGTCACCGGCGATCTGCGGGTGCACGAGCTGTTCGTCGACGTGGTGCGCAAGGCTCGGTGA
- a CDS encoding acyl-CoA thioesterase: MATIEEALAIERLERDIFRGGATESQLTRTFGGQVAGRALVSAVRTVDPTFQVHSLHGYFLRPGNPEEPTVYLVERIREGRSFCTRRVTGVQDGQAIFTMSASFHRGDEGPEHQDVMPQVEAPDGLPDASVTMSPERLWAMREWEHWDIRTVPQEQLVQRDGAVSQQQVWFRYRHPLPDDALFHVCTLAYMSDMTLLGSSKVIHPDEPTQDASLDHAMWFLRPFRADEWLLYDQSSPSAGFGRALTGGKIWDRAGNLVAAVVQEGLIRTPRQQ, from the coding sequence ATGGCGACAATCGAAGAGGCACTCGCGATCGAGCGGCTGGAACGCGACATCTTCCGTGGCGGGGCGACCGAATCCCAGCTGACGCGGACCTTCGGCGGGCAGGTCGCGGGGCGGGCGCTGGTCTCGGCGGTCCGCACCGTCGATCCCACCTTCCAGGTGCACTCGCTGCACGGCTACTTCCTGCGCCCGGGCAATCCGGAGGAACCCACTGTCTACCTGGTCGAGCGCATCCGGGAGGGGCGGTCCTTCTGCACCCGGCGGGTCACCGGCGTGCAGGACGGGCAGGCGATCTTCACGATGTCGGCCTCGTTCCATCGCGGCGACGAAGGGCCCGAACATCAGGACGTGATGCCCCAGGTCGAGGCACCCGACGGCCTACCCGACGCGAGCGTCACCATGAGCCCGGAGCGGCTGTGGGCGATGCGCGAGTGGGAGCACTGGGACATCCGCACGGTCCCGCAGGAACAGCTCGTCCAGCGCGACGGCGCCGTCTCCCAGCAGCAGGTCTGGTTCCGGTACCGGCACCCGCTGCCCGACGACGCGCTGTTCCACGTGTGCACCCTCGCCTACATGAGCGATATGACCCTGCTCGGGTCGTCGAAGGTGATCCACCCCGACGAGCCGACCCAGGACGCCTCGCTCGACCACGCCATGTGGTTCCTTCGCCCGTTCCGTGCCGACGAGTGGCTGCTCTACGACCAGTCCTCACCCTCGGCGGGCTTCGGTCGCGCGCTGACCGGCGGCAAGATCTGGGATCGCGCGGGCAACCTGGTCGCCGCTGTCGTCCAGGAGGGCCTGATCCGCACGCCGCGCCAGCAGTAG